The genomic DNA AAGCCATACATAATTTCCGCTTCCAACGCCTGCAGCGCCGCCTTCATTTGTCGCAATTGCGCCGGCCGCTCGCTGTACCGTTTCGCCCATCTGAAACCGATTGACGTCGTCGCCGCAATAATGCATAACGCTCCGAGCCATTGCGTCATCGGACGGTTACCTTTTGCTGCCGCCGCACTTCCCTGCCTTTGCCGTCGAGGATCGTGTCAATCACTCCCGGTTTGGCACGGTGTGCCAAGACGATACAACGTTCAAACACACCCGAAGCCAACAACGGTTCAAGCGACGGCCGCCTGCGCAACGAATCCCAATTCTCGGCATGCGCGGTGATCATCAGCTTTACGCCTGCGTTGACCGCCTCGCGGACGGCCGCAACGTCTTCCGCTCCTCCGATTTCATCGACCACGATCACTTCGGGACTCATCGATCGAATAAGCATCATCATGCCCTCCGCTTTCGGACAGGCGTCAAGCACATCAACCCTTTCACCGAGGTCGTGCTGCGGCACACCGTTCAAGCAGCCGGCGATTTCCGACCGTTCGTCGACAATGCCGATTTTCGCTGGACGGAGCAGCCTTCGTGCATCTCCGCTGCTAATGATGCGGGCAAGATCTCTAAGCAGCGTCGTTTTCCCGGTCAGCGGCGGACCGATGATAATCGTGTTCAACCATCCGTTCTCATTCACGTACGGAAGACAAGCGTCAGCAGCCCCGATCTTTTGTTTGGCGATCCGTATGTTGAAAGAACAAATGTCACGAATCCGTTTCACTTTTCCGTTTTCCGTGATCACCTTTCCAGCCAGCCCGACTCGATGTCCTCCGGAGATCGTCACGTAACCTCGCTTCAATTCCTCCTCGAAGGCATAAAGCGAATAGCG from Bacillales bacterium includes the following:
- the spoIIIAA gene encoding stage III sporulation protein AA, which translates into the protein MREAYDLLPESIAELFRGWSEERLRKVEEIRVRLNRKLEVVAGRETIYPLHGNVPYRVTKEDVRQLTNKLSRYSLYAFEEELKRGYVTISGGHRVGLAGKVITENGKVKRIRDICSFNIRIAKQKIGAADACLPYVNENGWLNTIIIGPPLTGKTTLLRDLARIISSGDARRLLRPAKIGIVDERSEIAGCLNGVPQHDLGERVDVLDACPKAEGMMMLIRSMSPEVIVVDEIGGAEDVAAVREAVNAGVKLMITAHAENWDSLRRRPSLEPLLASGVFERCIVLAHRAKPGVIDTILDGKGREVRRQQKVTVR